AGCGCCTGCGCGCACTCGGGGCGCCCGGCGTGCAGGCGCGAACGTTTCACGCGGCGGCCCTGAGCCAGCTCAGCTACTTCTGGCCGCATACGGTGGGCGGCGAGCCGCCCCGGGTGCTCTCAGGGAAAGGGCCGGTCGTGGCCGAGGCGGCGCAGCGCATCGGCCTGCGCGTCGACCAGCCCGCCGTACGCGACCTCGCGACCGAGATCGAGTGGCGGAAAGTGCGCGACCTCACGATCGAGGAGTATGCCGTTGCGGCGCAGGCACGTGCATTGCCGGCCGGCCTCGACACCGATCGTGCGGCAGCCCTGCTGCAGGCGTACGAGGCGGTCAAGGACGAGCGGCGTTCGATGGACTTCGAGGATGTGCTGCTCGCGACGGCCGGCATGCTCGAACTCGAGCCATGGGTGACGCAGCGCGTGCGGGAGCAGTACCGGTTCTTCGTCGTCGACGAGTATCAGGACGTCTCTCCGCTCCAGCACCGACTCCTCCGGCTGTGGCTCGGCAGCCGACGGGAGCTGTGCGTCGTGGGTGACCCGGCGCAGACCATCTTCTCGTTCACGGGCGCGACGAGCGACCACCTCGTTGGCTTCCCGCACGAGTTTCCCGGCGCGCGCACGGTCGAGCTGGGCATGAACTACCGCTCGACTGGCGCGGTCATCGATGTCGCCAACGGCATCGCTCGCGAGATCGCCGCCGCCCTGCAGCTTGCGCCGGCGGATCCCCTCGCGAGTGGCCCGTCGCCCTCCCTGACTGCGTACGACGACGATGATGCGGAGGCCGAGGGCGTGGCCCGCGCCATCAGCGCCGATCTGCTTGAGGGCGTCGCCGCCGATGAGATCGCCGTGCTGTTCCGCCTCCGCGGTCAGGCCGAGCCGATCGAGCGCGCGCTGCAGCACGCCGGCATTCCCTACGTGCTGCACGGGCAGCGCCGCTACTTCGAGCAGCCCATCGTGCGCACCGCCATCACGGCGCTTCGAGCCGAGGCCGCGAATCCCCGCGAAGAGCCACTGTTTCAGACGGTGCGGCGCGTGCTCGGCGACCTCGGCTGGGCGCCAACGGCCCCGGCACGCCCCGGCGCGCAGCGCGACACCTGGGCTGCCCTCGACGCGATCGTGCGTCTTGCGGATGCCGCCGGTGACAGGACGACGATCGTCACGTTTGCGAGCAACCTCGCCGAGCGGGCCAGGCTGCAACTGGAGCCGACGCTCGGGGCCGTGATGCTCTCGACGGTCCACGCCGCGAAGGGGCTCGAGTGGGACAGCGTGCACGTGATCGGGGCGAGCGACGACCTGCTGCCGTTTGTCGCCGCGCGGTCGAAGGAGGCGATCGACGAAGAGCGTCGCCTCGCTTACGTTGCGGTCACCCGGGCACGACGATCGCTCCGCCTGAGCTACGCGGTCGGGGGTGGGCGAGAGGGGCGACGAGCGCCCTCACGCTTCCTGGCACCGCTCGGCACCCGCATTCGGGGTGGAAGCGCCACGGCATCGTCGACGCCGCGCCCGTGACGAGGTCGATGCGGTAGGCCGGCTGCGTCGACCGCAGGTCGGTGAGCCCTGCGGCCACGGCGGCGGCGATCCCGACCTCGATGGTGGTGCGCATGGCCGAGACTCGGCCGATCAACTGCGAGGCGATCGTTGGCCATGCGTCGTCGGCGTCGCGTCGCGCGAGATCCGCGCAGCGCAGGCACGGCGTGCATCCGGGGAGGATGAGCGGCGTGACCTCGATGGAGTGATCGCCGAGCAGCACGGCCGCGTGCGGAATATCGGCGGCCATGAGCGGCTGCGCACGGCGGGGTGGTACGACGAAGTCCGCGATCTCGATCAGCACGCGCCCTGAAGGAGGCAGCTCATCGTTGTCGAGCTCGTGGACGTCGACGCCGCGATCGGCCAGCGTGTGGGCGATGTGCCGGTAGGGCTCGCCACGAACCGCCGCGGTTCGGAGCGCCACCGCTCGATCGCCCGCGGTGGCGAGAGGGAGGCCGGAGGGATCGACCTCGTCGAGCACGGGACGGAGAGCCGTGAGCGCCGCACGCGCCTCGGCGCGCGTGGCGCCGTAGCGGACCGCGGCAGCGATAGCCGCGGACTCGGTCGTGCCGCCCCGCAGCCGCGCGATGAGCCAGTCGATACCGCCCGTGACGCCTTCGACGATCGCGAGGGGTTCGGGCACGCCGACCTGCAGCGTGGTGGTAGTGCGCCAGACGAGCTCGAGGCCGGGCCGAATGCGGAACATCACGCCGAGATTGTGGCCCTCCCAGTCGGATGGGCACCAGGGGGAGGATCAGCCTGTGGAGAACTCCCGCGCGTCAGCGGTCGCCGGTCGGGGCATCCGGCGCGTCACCCGTCTCGGGTCTGTCGCCGTCGGTGCCGCTCTCGCCGTCGGTGCGGCCGTCTCCGGGGGTATTGCCGTCGCCATCGGTGCCGTCGTCGGTGCCGTCCGTGTCGCCTGCCCCGCCGGGGCGGCCAACGGCATCCTCGTTCTCGTCGTGAGTCGTACCCATGCCTCCGGCCGGAGCGCCGCCGAAGGCGCTCGGGTCGTTGAGGAGCGATTCGAGCTCGCGGTCGAAGTCGTCGCCGGCCGTCTCGCCCACGTCGAGGCGCGTCACGAGTAGCGTCGGCTCGTCGAGGTCGGCGCTCGTGGGCAGAGCGTCGAAGTGATCCCAGAGCGCGTCGCGGGCGGCGCTGCCGTGGGCGTCGGCGACCGCCCGCCACATGGCCGACGCGTCACGAAGCCGTCGCGGGCGGAGCTCAAGGCCGACGAGGGTCGAGAACGCGCGTTCCGCCGGACCGCCCGTGGCGCGACGGCGCCGTACCATCTCGGCGATCGCCTCGGCCTTGGGGAGCCGCGCCGTGGCATCCTGCGTCACGACGTCGACCCAGCCCTCGATGAGCGCGAGCATCGTCTCGAGTCGGGCCAGCGTCGCCTCTTGCTCTGTGGTTCGCGGCGGGATGAAGGCCCCCGAGGACAGCGCCTCGCGAATGGCGTCGGAGTCGGTTGGGTCGAGATCGCGAACGAGCCCCTCGATGCGTTCGACGTCGATCGTGATGCCGCGGGCGAACGCCGTCACGGAAGAGACGAGATGCGTCTGCAGCCACTTGGCGTGGGAGAAGAGACGCGCGTGAGCGAGCTCCCGAACGGCGAGGTAAAGTTCGACCTCGCTCGCGGTGACGTCGAGACCCTCCGCGAAGGTCGCGACGTTCTGCGGTAGCAGGGCGGCTCGCGGTCGGTCGAACACCGGCATGCCGATGTCGCCCCCAGCCATGACCTCGGCTGACAGCTGACCGATCACCTGCCCGAGCTGCACGCTGAACATGGCGCCGCCGAGATTGCGCATCATGGCGCCCGACTGCTGCACCATGCCCTGCATATCGGGTGGTGTCTGGTCTTTCAGCACCTCCATGAGGGCGTCAGCGATGCTCGTGGCAACGGGCTCTGCGAGCTGCGACCACAGCCCCATCGACCCGCCGATCCACTCGAGGCGTGTGAGGGTCTGCGGCAGCTCGGCGACCTCGCCGAGCTCGGTCGCCTCGCCGAGCCAGAGACCGGCGAGACGGAAGGCCTGCTGAAAGCGCTCGGCCTCCTCGGGCGAGACCTCCCGGTTCTCGGGCCGCGCGACGCGCTTCGCGTGTTCCGTCGCGGTCTCCCAGTCGATGCCGTCCGTCTGTTTCGCGAGGGCCGCCTGCATGTTGTTCATGAGGGCCTGCACGGCCGCGGGGTCGTTGGGCAGGCCGCCGATCCCCGCGAGTTTCGACGGGTCGAAGCCGCTGCCACCCTCCAGCATGTCGCGGAGCATCTCGCGCAGCTCGTCCTGGGGGTCTCGGTCGTCCTCGTGGTCGGCGTTTGCGCCGTCGCGGTCTGCCATGTCGGTCCTTCCAGCGGGTCGTTCTACGCTAACGGGTGGCCTCGACGCGAATACGCGAGGGGGCCGCGAATCCGCCCATCCGGGGTGCGCCGACCGCGAACAGCGAGCCGTTCCCCTCCGCCGAGTCTGGAAGACGACGAGTGACGAACCCCCCTAACCCGGCCGATCCGGCAGGGCCCGACGACGCGAACCCCCGGACGCAAGCCTGGAGCGGTCCGCCGGCCGCGACAGCGACGACGGGCGCGCCCGCCGGCATGACCGTCCGCGCGCGGGACCCGCGTCGATTCGGCCGGGCGATGCTGTCCAGCGGGCGAACGGGCGTCGCCGCGCTCGTCGTCGCCGTGCTCCTGCTGCTCGTCATGGCGCTCACGCCGACGGCATACGTGCTGCGACAGCCGGGCCCGGTGTTCAACGCGCTCGGTGACGTTGTGCTCGAGGAAGGCGCCGACCCCGTCCCGGTGCTCACGATCGAGGGCGCCGAAACGTACGATCCCGGCGACGGCCGCCTCGACGTCATGACCGTGAACATCCTCGGCAGCCCGAGGGGCATGCCCGGCTGGGTCGAGGCGTTCGTGGCCTATGCCAGCGGCGATCGCGTCGTGATGCCGGTCGAGGTGTACTACCCGCCCGGACAGACGGCGGAGGACCGTGCGAACGAGAACGAGTCGATGATGCAGCAGTCGCAGGGTGAGGCGATCGCCGCGGCACTCCGGCACCTCGGGCACGAAATCGACATCGCCGTCGTGGTCTCGGAGGTCAACCCGGACGGCCCCGCCGACGGCGCGCTCCAGCCCGGCGACCGCATCATCTCCGTCGACGGGGTCGAGATCGACGGGTTCGACGCGGTGCGGCAAGCGCTCGACGGCAACACCGGCACGCCGGTGCCCGTGACGGCCGATCGCGGCGGCGAGCCGATCGAGGTGCAGATCGCGCCGAGCATCTCGACGCCGGAGGGCGAGGCGGCGCCGCGGCCCCTGCTCGGCATCACCGTCGTCGGCGCCTACGACTTCCCCGTCGACGTGTCGATCCAGCTCGGCGACGTGGGCGGCCCGAGCGCCGGCCTCATCTTCGCCCTGTCGATCATCGACCTGCTGACCCCTGGCAGTCTCACGGCCGGTCACCACTTCGCGGGGACGGGCACGATCACCGCGGACGGCGAGGTCGGGCCGATCGGAGGGATCAGGCAGAAGCTGTTCGCGGCCGCCGATGAAGGCGCCGAGGCCTTTCTGGCGCCGATAGACAACTGCGAAGAGGCGCTCACGGGCGGCGTGCCGGGCAACCTGCCCGTCTACGCCATCGCGACACTCGACGACGCCCTCCTCGTCATCGAAACGCTGGCATCCGGCGACGATACGAGCGCGCTGCCCACCTGTCAGTCCGCGATCGGCGGCTGACCGACGGGAGCAGACGTACCCGCGGGCCCTTCTGCCCGCAGGTAGAATGTTGTTTTCGCACGCTCATCGACGACCGACGGGAACGACGTGACCGCATCTGCCTCGGCATCCCCTGGCCAACCGACCGACCGAGGAACGCCGAGAAAGCGGCGACCCCTTGTCACGACCCTCGTGGTCGTGATCGCGCTCATCGCCGTGTTCTTCTGGTTCTCGGGCTTCTACGCCGACATCCTCTGGTATGACCAGCTCGGCGCGCTTTCCGTACTCCTGACGCAGTGGGGCGCTGGCGCGGTGATGTTCCTCATCGGCCTCGTCGCCATGGCGGTCCCCGTCATCATCAACCTGCAGATCGCGTACCGAGCGCGTCCCGTCTACGCGAAGCTCAACGATCAGCTCGACCGCTACCAGCAGGTCATCGAGCCGCTGCGGCGGGTCGCCATGTTCGGCGTGCCGATCCTCATCGGCCTGGTCGCCGGTCTCGTCGCCTCGGGAGCGTGGCCGACGGTGATCCAGTGGATGCACGCCACGCCGTTCGGGGTCGCCGACCCCCGCTTCGGTTTTGACATCTCATTCTATGTGTTCCACCTGCCGTTCTGGCGCGGGGTGATCGCGTTCGCGAGCGCGGTGACGATGGTGTCCCTCCTGCTGACGGCCGCGACCACATACCTGTACGGCGGTATTCGCGTCACTGGTCGCGACGTCGTCATCTCGAAGAGCGCGCGGATGCACGTGGCGATCCTCGCGGGCCTCTACCTGCTGCTGCAGGCCGTGTCGATCTGGTTCGACCGCTACGCGTTGCTCACGAGCTACAACGAGCGCTGGACCGGTGCCATGTACACCGACACGATGGCGCGCATTCCGGGCCTCGCTGTTCTCGCCGGTGCCTGCGCGATCGTGGCCGTGCTGTTCTTCATCGCCGCGGTCATCGGCCGGTGGCGTCTGCCGCTGGCCGGGCTGGCGCTCGTGCTGGTCGTCGGCCTTGTCGTCGGCGTCGGCTATCCGTGGGCGGTGCAGCAGTTCCAAGTCGGGCCGTCGGAGCAGGCGCTCGAGCAGCCCTACATCGAAGACAACATCGAGGCGACCCGCAGCGCGTATGGCATCGACGACGTCGAGGTCGTGCCATATGACGCGCAGACCTCGGTCTCGCCGGGCCAGCTGCGCGAAGACGCCGAGACGACCTCGAACATTCGCATCGTCGACCCGGCACTCGTGCAGCCGACGTTCGCGCAGCTTCACCAGGAACGCACGTACTACCAGTTCAACT
This sequence is a window from Pseudoclavibacter endophyticus. Protein-coding genes within it:
- a CDS encoding ATP-dependent helicase; the encoded protein is MPSTTEATGGHHAGDDRAGSLLAGLNEAQREAALTLVGPVRILAGAGTGKTRTITHRIAHGIREGVYDPGRVLTLTFTAKAAGELRERLRALGAPGVQARTFHAAALSQLSYFWPHTVGGEPPRVLSGKGPVVAEAAQRIGLRVDQPAVRDLATEIEWRKVRDLTIEEYAVAAQARALPAGLDTDRAAALLQAYEAVKDERRSMDFEDVLLATAGMLELEPWVTQRVREQYRFFVVDEYQDVSPLQHRLLRLWLGSRRELCVVGDPAQTIFSFTGATSDHLVGFPHEFPGARTVELGMNYRSTGAVIDVANGIAREIAAALQLAPADPLASGPSPSLTAYDDDDAEAEGVARAISADLLEGVAADEIAVLFRLRGQAEPIERALQHAGIPYVLHGQRRYFEQPIVRTAITALRAEAANPREEPLFQTVRRVLGDLGWAPTAPARPGAQRDTWAALDAIVRLADAAGDRTTIVTFASNLAERARLQLEPTLGAVMLSTVHAAKGLEWDSVHVIGASDDLLPFVAARSKEAIDEERRLAYVAVTRARRSLRLSYAVGGGREGRRAPSRFLAPLGTRIRGGSATASSTPRP
- a CDS encoding zinc-dependent metalloprotease is translated as MADRDGANADHEDDRDPQDELREMLRDMLEGGSGFDPSKLAGIGGLPNDPAAVQALMNNMQAALAKQTDGIDWETATEHAKRVARPENREVSPEEAERFQQAFRLAGLWLGEATELGEVAELPQTLTRLEWIGGSMGLWSQLAEPVATSIADALMEVLKDQTPPDMQGMVQQSGAMMRNLGGAMFSVQLGQVIGQLSAEVMAGGDIGMPVFDRPRAALLPQNVATFAEGLDVTASEVELYLAVRELAHARLFSHAKWLQTHLVSSVTAFARGITIDVERIEGLVRDLDPTDSDAIREALSSGAFIPPRTTEQEATLARLETMLALIEGWVDVVTQDATARLPKAEAIAEMVRRRRATGGPAERAFSTLVGLELRPRRLRDASAMWRAVADAHGSAARDALWDHFDALPTSADLDEPTLLVTRLDVGETAGDDFDRELESLLNDPSAFGGAPAGGMGTTHDENEDAVGRPGGAGDTDGTDDGTDGDGNTPGDGRTDGESGTDGDRPETGDAPDAPTGDR
- a CDS encoding YlbL family protein — protein: MTNPPNPADPAGPDDANPRTQAWSGPPAATATTGAPAGMTVRARDPRRFGRAMLSSGRTGVAALVVAVLLLLVMALTPTAYVLRQPGPVFNALGDVVLEEGADPVPVLTIEGAETYDPGDGRLDVMTVNILGSPRGMPGWVEAFVAYASGDRVVMPVEVYYPPGQTAEDRANENESMMQQSQGEAIAAALRHLGHEIDIAVVVSEVNPDGPADGALQPGDRIISVDGVEIDGFDAVRQALDGNTGTPVPVTADRGGEPIEVQIAPSISTPEGEAAPRPLLGITVVGAYDFPVDVSIQLGDVGGPSAGLIFALSIIDLLTPGSLTAGHHFAGTGTITADGEVGPIGGIRQKLFAAADEGAEAFLAPIDNCEEALTGGVPGNLPVYAIATLDDALLVIETLASGDDTSALPTCQSAIGG